A part of Heliangelus exortis chromosome 3, bHelExo1.hap1, whole genome shotgun sequence genomic DNA contains:
- the ACBD3 gene encoding Golgi resident protein GCP60 isoform X2, with translation MIMQNALRHPVLNQLLTTVKFSYAEKDGKAFHPTYEEKLKLVALHKQVLLGPYNPDTCPEVGFFDVLGNDRRKEWAALGNMSKQKAMTEFVKLLSRCCHLFSTYVTSHKIEKEEQEKKRRQEEERRQREEEERERLQKEEEKRRQEEEERLRREEEERRRIEEERLRMEQQKQQIMAALNSQTAIQFQQYAAQQYPGNYEQQQILIRQLQEQHYQQYMQQLYQVQLAQQQAALQKQQEVAVAATGAPLTTASKVNVPAPGDTVSINGQASAHVDSPEKELDPEALEEALENGPKDSAPVIAAPSMWTRPQIKDFKEKIRQDADSVITVGRGEVVTVRVPTHEEGSYLFWEFATDNYDIGFGVYFEWTDSPNTAVSVHVSESSDDEDEEEENTTSEEKVKKNANKSQLDEIVPVYRRDCHEEVYAGSHQYPGRGVYLLKFDNSYSLWRSKTVYYRVYYTR, from the exons A TGATTATGCAAAATGCTCTTCGCCATCCTGTGCTTAATCAATTACTCACAACAGTGAAATTTTCTTATGCAGAAAAAGATGGCAAAGCCTTTCATCCAACATATGAAGAAAAACTCAAACTTGTGGCACTGCACAAGCAGGTTCTACTGGGACCTTACAACCCTGACACTTGCCCTGAAGTTGGATTCTTTGATGTGCTGGGTAATGATAGAAG GAAGGAATGGGCTGCCCTTGGAAACATGTCAAAGCAAAAAGCTATGACAGAATTTGTTAAGCTTCTGAGTAGATGCTGCCACTTGTTTTCAACATATGTGACTTCCCACAAGATAgagaaagaagaacaagaaaagaaaag AAGACAAGAGGAAGAACGAAGGCAGCGTGAGGAAGAGGAGCGTGAGCGTTtacagaaagaagaagaaaaacgTCGtcaagaagaagaggaaagactgagaagagaagaagaagagaggaggagaataGAGGAGGAACGACTTCGGATGGAGCAACAGAA GCAACAGATAATGGCAGCACTGAACTCCCAAACTGCCATTCAGTTCCAGCAGTATGCAGCCCAGCAGTATCCAGGCAACTATGAACAGCAGCAAATCCTAATTCGGCAGCTCCAGGAACAGCATTATCAACAATACATGCAGCAGTTGTATCAAGTCCAACTTGCACAGCAACAG GCAGCCTTACAAAAACaacaggaggtggctgtggcagcaACAGGGGCACCTCTGACTACTGCATCAAAGGTGAACGTACCTGCCCCAGGGGACACCGTCTCCATTAATGGGCAGGCCAGTGCACATGTAGACAGCCCCGAAAAAGAGCTGGATCCAGAAGCTTTGGAAGAAGCACTGGAGAATGGACCAAAAG aCTCTGCTCCAGTGATAGCTGCCCCATCAATGTGGACACGACCCCAGATAAAagacttcaaggaaaaaatccGGCAGGATGCAGACTCTGTGATCACAGTGGGCCGAGGGGAAGTGGTTACAGTTAGAGTACCAACTCATGAAGAGGGGTCTTACCTCTTTTGGGAATTTGCTACAGACAATTATGACATTGGGTTTGGGGTGTATTTTGAATGGACAGACTCCCCTAATACTGCAGTCAGTGTGCATGTCAGCGAATCCAGTGATgatgaggatgaagaagaaG aaaATACTACCAGTGAAGAAAAAGTCAAAAAGAATGCCAACAAGTCTCAGCTAGATGAAATAGTGCCTGTGTACAGACGAGACTGTCATGAAGAAGTGTATGCTGGCAGCCACCAGTACCCAGGGAGAGGAGTTTATCTTCTTAAATTTGACAACTCCTACTCTCTATGGAGGTCAAAAACAGTTTACTACAGAGTTTATTATACTAGATAA
- the ACBD3 gene encoding Golgi resident protein GCP60 isoform X1: MAAAVLLNADRFEVSVDGLTLSPNAEVPPCEPGEPAAGRSRAGPGSPGQREAGGEAVSEEEEEASAASALSPERRWGFALEELYGLALRFFKEKDGKAFHPTYEEKLKLVALHKQVLLGPYNPDTCPEVGFFDVLGNDRRKEWAALGNMSKQKAMTEFVKLLSRCCHLFSTYVTSHKIEKEEQEKKRRQEEERRQREEEERERLQKEEEKRRQEEEERLRREEEERRRIEEERLRMEQQKQQIMAALNSQTAIQFQQYAAQQYPGNYEQQQILIRQLQEQHYQQYMQQLYQVQLAQQQAALQKQQEVAVAATGAPLTTASKVNVPAPGDTVSINGQASAHVDSPEKELDPEALEEALENGPKDSAPVIAAPSMWTRPQIKDFKEKIRQDADSVITVGRGEVVTVRVPTHEEGSYLFWEFATDNYDIGFGVYFEWTDSPNTAVSVHVSESSDDEDEEEENTTSEEKVKKNANKSQLDEIVPVYRRDCHEEVYAGSHQYPGRGVYLLKFDNSYSLWRSKTVYYRVYYTR, from the exons atggcAGCGGCGGTGCTGCTGAATGCGGACCGGTTCGAGGTCTCGGTCGACGGGCTGACACTGAGCCCCAATGCCGAGGTGCCGCCCTGTGAGCCGGGGGAGCCCGCTGCGGGGCGGAGCCGAGCGGGCCCTGGTTCCCCGGGCCAGAGGGAGGCCGGCGGGGAGGCGGTgtcggaggaggaggaggaggcgtCGGCGGCGTCGGCCCTGAGTCCGGAGCGGCGCTGGGGCTTCGCGCTGGAGGAGCTGTACGGCCTGGCACTCCGCTTTTTCAAAG AAAAAGATGGCAAAGCCTTTCATCCAACATATGAAGAAAAACTCAAACTTGTGGCACTGCACAAGCAGGTTCTACTGGGACCTTACAACCCTGACACTTGCCCTGAAGTTGGATTCTTTGATGTGCTGGGTAATGATAGAAG GAAGGAATGGGCTGCCCTTGGAAACATGTCAAAGCAAAAAGCTATGACAGAATTTGTTAAGCTTCTGAGTAGATGCTGCCACTTGTTTTCAACATATGTGACTTCCCACAAGATAgagaaagaagaacaagaaaagaaaag AAGACAAGAGGAAGAACGAAGGCAGCGTGAGGAAGAGGAGCGTGAGCGTTtacagaaagaagaagaaaaacgTCGtcaagaagaagaggaaagactgagaagagaagaagaagagaggaggagaataGAGGAGGAACGACTTCGGATGGAGCAACAGAA GCAACAGATAATGGCAGCACTGAACTCCCAAACTGCCATTCAGTTCCAGCAGTATGCAGCCCAGCAGTATCCAGGCAACTATGAACAGCAGCAAATCCTAATTCGGCAGCTCCAGGAACAGCATTATCAACAATACATGCAGCAGTTGTATCAAGTCCAACTTGCACAGCAACAG GCAGCCTTACAAAAACaacaggaggtggctgtggcagcaACAGGGGCACCTCTGACTACTGCATCAAAGGTGAACGTACCTGCCCCAGGGGACACCGTCTCCATTAATGGGCAGGCCAGTGCACATGTAGACAGCCCCGAAAAAGAGCTGGATCCAGAAGCTTTGGAAGAAGCACTGGAGAATGGACCAAAAG aCTCTGCTCCAGTGATAGCTGCCCCATCAATGTGGACACGACCCCAGATAAAagacttcaaggaaaaaatccGGCAGGATGCAGACTCTGTGATCACAGTGGGCCGAGGGGAAGTGGTTACAGTTAGAGTACCAACTCATGAAGAGGGGTCTTACCTCTTTTGGGAATTTGCTACAGACAATTATGACATTGGGTTTGGGGTGTATTTTGAATGGACAGACTCCCCTAATACTGCAGTCAGTGTGCATGTCAGCGAATCCAGTGATgatgaggatgaagaagaaG aaaATACTACCAGTGAAGAAAAAGTCAAAAAGAATGCCAACAAGTCTCAGCTAGATGAAATAGTGCCTGTGTACAGACGAGACTGTCATGAAGAAGTGTATGCTGGCAGCCACCAGTACCCAGGGAGAGGAGTTTATCTTCTTAAATTTGACAACTCCTACTCTCTATGGAGGTCAAAAACAGTTTACTACAGAGTTTATTATACTAGATAA